Genomic DNA from Trueperaceae bacterium:
CCCTGCGACACGTACCAGTACTCGATGGTCGGGAGCGGCGCCACCAGCTCGGCCTCGAGGCCCGTCTCCTCGCGCACCTCGCGCGCGGCAGCGTCCTCCGGTGCCTCGCCCGGCTCCACGAGGCCCTTGGGGAGCTGCCAACGGTCGCCGGCCAGGCGTATCAGCGCGACCTCCCGTCCGCGGAAGACCACGCCGCCGGCCGAGACCTGCGTCTTCGTGGTCAGCGCTGCCAAGCTCTCACCTCACCCGGCGGACGCCGCGGCCCGCCACCGGAGGACTTAGGCTCGGCGCGGGGCGGCGCGGCGCGACCCGGAGGCCGCCGCGGGCCGCCGACCCGAGGCTACACGCGCCCCGGGGCGGTCCGGCGACGGGAGGCGACGGCTGGAGGACCGTGCCCGACGGCGTCTCCAGGTCAAGAGCCGGTGTCACCGCCCGACGAGCCCCGGCCAGCACATATTTCCAAGCGTTCCCCACGTCTTCCCAGCGCGGCGCCCCAAGGGCACGCCCTCACCACCGTCCGGAGGGCACCCCGCTCACCTCCCGGGGATGGGAAGGGGACCGCCATGGCGATGGTCACGAGGTGGGGGTCGGCAGCGTGGAACTTCAGGGAGTCCGGTCCCTGACGTCGCCTCACTGGAGCTAGGACCCGGCGAAGCGACAGTCAGGAGGGCCCCATGGCTTTCACGGACCGATCCGACCTCTTCAACGTCTCGTTCGGGCTGCTCGACTTCCTGGCCCAGGTCGTCCTCGAGCTGTTCGGCGCCTGCGTGCCCATCTACCGCATCGACGACCCGCTCGAGGTGCTGCCGGCCCAGGTGAGCACCAGCGTCCTGCTCAGCGGGGCGCCGGTGACGCTGGTGCCGGTGAAGGTGCCGATCGCCGACCTGTCGGTGAGCGTGGACGACGTCGAGCTGGTGGTGCAGGCGGACGTGGGAGCGTGTGACGTGGAAAGAGCCGAGAAGCAGGTGGTACTCAACCGCGCGGTGTTCACCCGATCGAGCTTCGAGAGCGGGTCCTTGACGGTGCTCACGAGCCTCTTCCATAGGTTCCCGCGGACCGGACGCTACCGCGTGCACGTGCAGCACGCGAGCCGGCCGCTGCGCGACCTGACCGTCGTCGTCGACGAGGCGTCGTCGCGCCTGCAGGCGAACCTCGACCTGTCCAACCTCGACGACGAGCGCGGCTGCTGCTGCGACGACGAAGGCAACGTCGACCTGGCGGTGAACGGGGTCGTGGGCTTCTACCCGTCCACCGGCGTGGGCGGCTACCGCGTGGTCGTCACCGACGTGACGACGAGGGCGGAGCAGGCGGAGGGGGGACACGAGGTGGTCCTCGACAACGAGAAGGGTGTGCCTGCGGGCGACTACTTCGCGGTCGTGCTGACGCGGCCGGGCAGCTACGTGCTGGCGGCGAGGAACGCCCGCACCGAGCTGAAGGTGACGCTCCCGCAGCGGGAGCGCCTCCGCACAGACGAGCCGACCCTGGTGGTCCTGAACAGCGACGGCTTCACGCCGCGCTCGCTGAACCTGCTGGCCGGACGAGCGCTGGTGATCCAGTGCGACATCGACGCCGAGCTGAGGCTCGAGCTGGTGCAGGCGGAGGACGGGGAGGAGCCGGAGCGCCCGCGCCGTCGCACGTACCGGCGGGCGCGGCCCAAGGAGGGCTGAGCGGGACGCCTCGTCTCCGCACCAGGGCCGGGCGCGCGGGTCACGCACCCGGCCTCAGGGCGCAGCCGCCGACGCCTTCCCCGGGACGAGCGCGCTTCCTCCGGCTCTCCCCCCGCGCCCGATCAGGCGATGGCCTCGCCGTGGAGGGCGAGGTCGAGGCCCTTCTCCTCGTGCTCCTCGGGGACCCTCAGGCCGCCCGCCACGCGCACGAGCTGGGTGAGCAGGCCGGTGGCCGCCGCCGCGTAGGCGACGGTGATCAGCACGCCGTAGACCTGCACGCCGAGGCTCGCGTCCGCGGCCGCGGGGTTCACCGCCGGCGAGGCGAGCACGCCGGTGAGGACCGCGCCCACGACGCCGGCGACGCCGTGGATGCCGAAGACGTCGAGCGAGTCGTCGTAGCCGAGGGCCCGCTTGAGCCGCACGGCAGCCAGGTAGGCGCAGGCCGCGCCGAGGGCCCCGATCACGAACGCCCCGGCCGGGGCCACGAAGCCCGCGGCGGGCGTGACGGCGACGAGGCCGGCGACCGCGCCAGAGGTCGTGCCGAGGATCGTCGGGCGACCGTGTGCGGCCCACTCGATGAACATCCAGGTGAGCGCGGCGACGGCGGCGGCGACCTGCGTGTTGACCATCGCCGCCGCGGCGAGGGCGTTCGCGCCGCCCGCCGAGCCGGCGTTGAAGCCGAACCAGCCAACCCACAGCAGCGACGTGCCGGTGAGGGTGAGGACCAGGTTGTGCGGCGCGATCGGGACCTTGCCGAAGTCCTTGCGCTTGCCCAGCACCAGCGCCGCCACCAGCGCCGAGACGCCGGCGTTGATGTGCACGACGTTGCCGCCGGCGAAGTCGAGCACGCCGGCGCCGGCGAGGAAGCCGCCGCCCCACACCCAGTGAGCCAGCGGGGCGTAGACGACGAGGACCCACAGGCCGGTGAACCACAGGAGCGCCGAGAACCTGATCCTCTCGACGAGCGCCCCGAGGATGAGGGCGGGCGTGATGATGGCGAAGGTCATCTGGAAGACCGCGAACAGCAGCTCGGGGATCGTCCCGACCACGGAGGTGACGCCCACCCCCGAGAAGAACGCCTTGCCGAGGCCGCCGAAGAAGGCGTCCAGGCCGCCGTTCGGGTTCGCGCCGAACGCGATCGAGTAGCCGCAGGCGAACCACAGCACGGTCACCAGCGCCGCGACGGCGAACGTCTGTAGGAGCGTGGCCAGCACGTTCTTCTTGCGGACGAGGCCGCCGTAGAACAGGGCCAGGCCGGGCACCGTCATCAGCAGGACGAAGGCCGTGGACGTGAGCATCCAGGCCGTGTCCCCGGTGTCGATCCCCTCCTGAGCCCCCGCGAACCCGACCAGCGCCAGCGCCGCGAGCGCGCCCGCCCGGCGGGCGAACGCCGCACCCCTACCCATCGTCATCGCCATCTACCGCACCTCCGGCCGTGCCCTGGGTGCCGGCGCGGAGACCGTTTGCTTACGCTCGCGCACGCCGGCCGACACGGATGGCACAAACTAGGGCCCCTAGGTGCGAGTTGTCAATGCTTGATGTGGCAAGTGTCGCCCTCACCCTTAACGGTGTGCAAGTACCTGGCCGACTCGATGCGAGGTGTACGCCGCGTTCCGGCGCGGTGTCACGCGCGTGGTGTACACCCGGCTCACCAGAGGCCGCGCCGCGCCCTCCCGCTAGCTCGGCTGGCGACCGGCGGTCGCCTCGCGCGTCGGGCGAGGGGCTGCGCCACGGTCGCGTTGCATTTCTGGATGTCGATGACGACTTGGTTCGTCATGCCGCTGACCGCCACCCTTCTCACGCCCGGGTAATCAGGAGCGCCGGACCGGCGGGCACAGTGAGGGGCCCCACGAGGAGGGAACCATGCGACTGACCGACCTACAGGACGTGCTCGCCCACGAGGTGAAGGACCTCTACAGCGCCGAGAAGCAGCTCGTCGAGGCGCTCCCCAAGATGGCGAAGGCCGCCACCGACGACCGCCTGCGCCAGGCGATGGAGAAGCACCTGGAGGTGACGAGGGAGCAGGTGAGGCGCCTCGAGGAGGTCGGCAGGACGCTCGGCTCCGAGGTCACCGGCCACGCCTGCGAGGGCATGAAGGGCCTGATCAAGGAGGCCGACGGGCTCCTCAAGGACAACGACCCGAGCGAGGCGCTCGACGCCGCGCTGATCTCGGCCGCGCAGCGCGTGGAGCACTACGAGATCGCCGCCTACGGCAGCGCCGTGGCGTTCGCGAAGGAGCTCGGCCACCACGACGTGGCCAGGACGCTGCAGACGACCCTCGACGAGGAGGGCGCGGCCGACAAGGAGCTGACCGCCATCGCCGAGAGCCGGGTGAACCAGCGGGCGGAGGCCTGAGCCGGGCCCGGCGCTAGGGAACCAGGAGATCGCGGAGGGCCCCGACTGCGTGGTCGGGGCCCTCGCTCGTGCGCCGCGTACGCCCAGCCCGTAGCTCCAGCGCGCGGCGCAGCCCGACGCCCGCCCGCCCCATGCGGCTTCCACGCCCGGACCGGTATCACGCCCCACGGCAACTTAGACCTAGGCCGCTCGCCCCGAATTGTCACCGCGCGCACGACACTTACCGACCTGTCTACCTATAATATTGAGGTGCCAAGGAGGCACGGAACGGGGCGACGTTTATGAAACAGGCCGCTACGAAGATCGACTGGACGGAGTTGACCAGAGCGCTGTCAGAGCCCTTCGACGAGACCGACATCAAGTACCGCGCCGGAGCCATCAGC
This window encodes:
- a CDS encoding NUDIX hydrolase, with the translated sequence MAALTTKTQVSAGGVVFRGREVALIRLAGDRWQLPKGLVEPGEAPEDAAAREVREETGLEAELVAPLPTIEYWYVSQGEGVRYHKFVRFYLFRYVSGDVADHDEEVEEARWVDVDEAARLLSFENERKVLARAAEAIAGASGG
- a CDS encoding ammonium transporter, producing MTMGRGAAFARRAGALAALALVGFAGAQEGIDTGDTAWMLTSTAFVLLMTVPGLALFYGGLVRKKNVLATLLQTFAVAALVTVLWFACGYSIAFGANPNGGLDAFFGGLGKAFFSGVGVTSVVGTIPELLFAVFQMTFAIITPALILGALVERIRFSALLWFTGLWVLVVYAPLAHWVWGGGFLAGAGVLDFAGGNVVHINAGVSALVAALVLGKRKDFGKVPIAPHNLVLTLTGTSLLWVGWFGFNAGSAGGANALAAAAMVNTQVAAAVAALTWMFIEWAAHGRPTILGTTSGAVAGLVAVTPAAGFVAPAGAFVIGALGAACAYLAAVRLKRALGYDDSLDVFGIHGVAGVVGAVLTGVLASPAVNPAAADASLGVQVYGVLITVAYAAAATGLLTQLVRVAGGLRVPEEHEEKGLDLALHGEAIA
- a CDS encoding ferritin-like domain-containing protein → MRLTDLQDVLAHEVKDLYSAEKQLVEALPKMAKAATDDRLRQAMEKHLEVTREQVRRLEEVGRTLGSEVTGHACEGMKGLIKEADGLLKDNDPSEALDAALISAAQRVEHYEIAAYGSAVAFAKELGHHDVARTLQTTLDEEGAADKELTAIAESRVNQRAEA